In Betaproteobacteria bacterium, the sequence CCCCTTCATTGGCCTTTTGTTCCAGCAGCTTGGCCACTGGCTCCACAAAACCATACGAAATAAGGATACCGAGGAAGGTACCGACCAATGCGCCACCGATCATCTTCCCCAGGACAGCAGGAGGCGAACCAACGGAACCCATGACGTTGACCACACCCATCACTGCGACGACGATACCGAACGCCGGCACAGCACCGGCAATATTCGACACCACGTGTCCAGGCTCGGCTGCCTCGTGATGATGTGTTTCCAATTCCACATCCATCAGGCTCTCGATCTCGACCGTATTGAGATTGCCGCCGACCATCATGCGCAGGTAGTCGGTGACGAACTCCATGATGTGGTGATCGTGCACCAGATTTGGATATTTGCTGAAAATCGGACTGGCATCTGGGTTCTCGATATCGCCTTCAATGGACATCAACCCTTCCTTACGCACCTTGGCAAGAATCTCGAAAAGCATGGCCAAGGCATCGATATAAAAGGCCTTGTTATATTTTGACCCTTTGAGAATTCCGGGAACGGCACCGACCGTTGCCTTGATGATCTTGATATCGTTGGCTGCGAGGAAGTAACCGATGGTCAGGCCGATAATTGCGATGTACTCGGTCGGCACCCACAGCGCGAGCAGGCTGCCATGAATTGCATAGGTGCCCAACGCCGAAGCCAGAATAACGACGTAACCGATAATCAGAAACATGCAAAGCCCCCTGTCGCACCAGCAGCAATTGGCGCAAATCCGCCCAGTAATTGGTTTTCGCTATTGTAGCCACATGATTTGCCAGAGTGCAAAAAAGAAAAAATTGGCAGCAATGATCCTGGAGACCTGGAAACTGCAAGTGATACACTAAATTACCTGCAAGCACACCACCAGTCCCTGTGATCCAATTCTGCAATCGTTGCGGCTCGAATGTATCGTTCATCATTCCACCTGGTGACTCTCTGCCGCGTCATGTTTGTCCGAAGTGCGGGCATATTCATTACGAAAACCCTCGCTTGGTTGTTGGCTGTGTGGCGGAATGGGAGGATCGAATTCTTTTGTGTCGGCGGGCGATAGAACCTCAATATGGCTTCTGGACACTTCCCGCAGGATTCATGGAGAACGGAGAAACGACCGCACAGGCGGCAATTCGCGAGACAAGCGAAGAAGCGGGCGCCAAAATCATCATTGATGCGCCATTCGCCATGATTAGCATTGCCCATATCAATCAGGTCCATCTCTTCTATCGCGGGCGTCTGGCTAGTCCGGACTAC encodes:
- the motA gene encoding flagellar motor stator protein MotA, translating into MFLIIGYVVILASALGTYAIHGSLLALWVPTEYIAIIGLTIGYFLAANDIKIIKATVGAVPGILKGSKYNKAFYIDALAMLFEILAKVRKEGLMSIEGDIENPDASPIFSKYPNLVHDHHIMEFVTDYLRMMVGGNLNTVEIESLMDVELETHHHEAAEPGHVVSNIAGAVPAFGIVVAVMGVVNVMGSVGSPPAVLGKMIGGALVGTFLGILISYGFVEPVAKLLEQKANEGATIYKTIKMVLLASMSGYAPQVAIEFGRKTLGAGVRPSFSELEEELKARKGK
- a CDS encoding NUDIX hydrolase yields the protein MQFCNRCGSNVSFIIPPGDSLPRHVCPKCGHIHYENPRLVVGCVAEWEDRILLCRRAIEPQYGFWTLPAGFMENGETTAQAAIRETSEEAGAKIIIDAPFAMISIAHINQVHLFYRGRLASPDYAAGEESLEVNLLRPDEIPWSDLAFRSVTLCLERYLVDRSAGKYSFHESKIDPL